In Caproiciproducens sp. NJN-50, the following are encoded in one genomic region:
- the recD2 gene encoding SF1B family DNA helicase RecD2: MEEAKLLEMTGTVEQVIFRNEKNGYAVIEVNDGEELITAVGNLPFIDAGEELHLVGNWVTNQNYGEQFRVEAFERSKPASEAAMLKYLSSGAVKGVGPSTAEKIVKLFGGNALNVMENEPERLCAVRGITKPKAEKISEELKRLGGIREMMVQLGGYGISPAEAVRVWKFYGAQSIDCVRENPYCLCEDGVSIPFDRADQIAASLERPQDDLCRVRAGILHVIRHNLGNGHTCLPADKLTAAAAHLLGVDKSLTGEVLEDLKADASVISYVFREREFVFLPDLYRSEFYSAERIKMLLRFPAPTITGVDGRIEEVEREFGIQYAEGQKQAVREALSRGILILTGGPGTGKTTTLNAIIRLLELSGEKVLLAAPTGRAAKRMSELTGREAKTIHRLLQVEWDENDQPVFARNEKNLLECDALVIDELSMVDTALFEALLRALPLGRRLILVGDSDQLPSVGPGNVIGDLIGSGLLPVVQLRQVFRQSMQSLIVRNAHRIVAGEMPDLEIRNEDFFFLRCGDPARISATVVDLCKRRLPESYGFSALTDIQVLTPSRKGELGTQELNKKLQQVLNPPDSRKSELRVNGSIFRVGDKVMQIRNDYNLPWTRSDGSVGEGVFNGDLGIVQEIDRRVPVLTVRMDDRIVAYESEAAAELELAYAMTVHKSQGNEFPAVVIPMFRGAPQLAYRNLLYTAVTRAKSLLILVGTPETVRNMVENNRKTRRYTGLLYLLTGGGEDES, from the coding sequence ATGGAGGAAGCAAAGCTTCTGGAAATGACCGGCACCGTGGAGCAGGTCATTTTCCGGAATGAAAAAAACGGATATGCCGTGATCGAGGTCAATGATGGCGAGGAGCTGATAACGGCTGTGGGAAATCTGCCGTTTATCGACGCCGGCGAAGAGCTGCATCTCGTAGGAAACTGGGTTACGAACCAAAACTACGGGGAACAGTTCCGCGTCGAAGCCTTTGAACGCTCGAAACCGGCCAGCGAAGCGGCCATGCTGAAGTATCTCTCATCCGGAGCCGTGAAGGGGGTCGGCCCATCGACGGCGGAAAAGATTGTAAAACTCTTTGGAGGCAACGCGCTGAACGTGATGGAAAATGAACCGGAGCGCCTGTGTGCGGTGCGGGGCATCACAAAGCCCAAGGCGGAGAAAATCAGCGAAGAATTGAAGAGGCTCGGCGGGATAAGAGAGATGATGGTACAGCTTGGGGGTTACGGCATTTCCCCGGCGGAGGCCGTGCGCGTCTGGAAATTTTACGGTGCGCAGTCCATCGACTGTGTCAGGGAAAATCCCTACTGCCTCTGCGAGGACGGAGTGAGCATCCCTTTCGACCGGGCCGACCAAATTGCCGCTTCGCTGGAGAGGCCGCAAGACGATCTCTGCCGGGTCCGGGCGGGGATCCTGCACGTCATCCGGCATAATCTGGGAAACGGACATACCTGTCTGCCGGCGGACAAGCTGACTGCCGCCGCCGCACACCTTCTGGGGGTGGACAAAAGCCTGACCGGCGAGGTCCTGGAGGATCTGAAAGCGGATGCGTCCGTGATTTCCTATGTTTTTCGAGAGAGGGAATTTGTTTTTCTGCCGGACCTGTACCGGTCCGAGTTCTATTCGGCGGAACGGATCAAGATGCTGCTCCGGTTTCCTGCTCCGACGATTACGGGAGTCGACGGCAGAATAGAAGAAGTCGAGCGTGAATTTGGAATCCAGTATGCCGAAGGACAAAAACAGGCCGTGCGGGAAGCCCTGTCCAGAGGAATTCTGATCCTTACGGGCGGGCCGGGGACAGGGAAAACGACGACCCTGAACGCGATCATTCGTCTGCTGGAGCTCAGCGGCGAAAAGGTCCTGCTTGCGGCGCCGACCGGAAGGGCGGCGAAACGCATGTCGGAACTGACGGGAAGGGAGGCAAAAACCATTCATCGCCTGCTGCAGGTGGAATGGGATGAAAACGACCAGCCTGTCTTTGCCAGGAACGAAAAAAATCTTCTCGAGTGCGACGCCCTTGTCATCGACGAACTGTCCATGGTGGACACCGCCCTTTTCGAAGCTCTTTTGCGGGCGCTCCCGCTGGGGCGCAGGCTGATCCTGGTCGGCGACAGTGATCAGCTCCCGTCCGTCGGTCCGGGGAATGTGATCGGCGACCTGATTGGCTCCGGCCTTTTGCCGGTCGTCCAGCTTCGCCAGGTCTTTCGCCAGTCCATGCAAAGCCTGATTGTACGCAATGCCCATCGGATCGTGGCGGGCGAGATGCCGGACCTTGAAATAAGGAACGAGGACTTTTTCTTTTTGCGCTGCGGTGATCCGGCCCGGATCAGCGCGACCGTCGTCGATCTCTGCAAGCGGCGCCTGCCGGAAAGCTACGGCTTTTCCGCGCTGACGGATATTCAGGTCCTTACGCCCTCACGGAAAGGGGAACTTGGGACCCAGGAGCTGAACAAAAAGCTTCAGCAGGTCCTCAATCCTCCGGACAGCCGGAAATCGGAACTCCGCGTGAACGGTTCGATTTTCCGCGTGGGGGACAAGGTCATGCAGATCCGGAACGATTACAATCTGCCATGGACCCGCTCTGACGGCTCTGTCGGCGAGGGAGTCTTTAACGGCGACCTTGGCATCGTTCAGGAAATAGACCGCCGCGTGCCCGTTCTCACGGTCCGCATGGATGACCGCATTGTAGCCTATGAGTCGGAAGCGGCGGCGGAATTGGAGCTTGCCTATGCCATGACGGTACACAAAAGCCAGGGAAATGAATTTCCGGCGGTTGTGATTCCAATGTTCCGGGGCGCCCCGCAGCTGGCCTACCGAAACCTGCTTTACACCGCCGTGACCCGGGCGAAATCCCTGCTGATTCTGGTCGGAACGCCCGAAACCGTCCGCAACATGGTGGAAAACAACCGCAAGACCAGGCGATACACAGGTCTGCTTTATCTTTTAACCGGGGGCGGGGAGGATGAGTCTTAA